GATACAGCCGAAATCGATTGCGATCAGATTGTCCTGATCATCGACCAGGAAATTCCCAGGGTGCGGGTCTGCATGTACTTTTCGCAAATGATGAACCTGGAACATATAAAAGTCCCACAGTGCCTGACCGATCTTGTTGGCCAGATGCTGATCAGGATTTGACCTGGCAAACTCCGACAAATGCCGCCCCGACATCCAGTCCATCGTAATAACCCGCTCGCAGGAATATTCAGGATAATAAACCGGGAAGCGAAGATTCGGAATGTGTGAGCAAGCTTCGGCGATTTCCGAACTCTGCGCTATTTCCAGGATGTAATTGGTTTCCTCCGTCAGCTTGGTTTCGACCTCTTTAAAATACTTATCCGAATCCTTAGCCTGAATATTAAACATTTTCATCGCAATCGGCTTTACCAGCGCAAGGTCGGTCGAAATGCTTTCGGCAACTCCGGGATACTGGATCTTAACCGCCAGCTGTTTTCCATCCGCACTAGCCTTGTGTACCTGTCCTATGCTGGCAGCATTGATCGCATTGGCGTCAAAGGTATCGAACAGGTCAAGCGGCGATTTACCGAAATACTTACGGAAAGTCTTCACAACCAGCGGCGCCGATAGTGGCGGAACTGAGAATTGCGACAGCGAAAACTTCTCCACGTAAGCCTGAGGGAGAAAATTCTTCTCCATACT
This Dyadobacter sp. UC 10 DNA region includes the following protein-coding sequences:
- a CDS encoding ABC1 kinase family protein, with the translated sequence METIDSIPTSKIQRATKLISTGVKIGGNYLKYYGEKITNPESARDNLNTNNAEDIYDGLKNLKGSALKLAQMLSMEKNFLPQAYVEKFSLSQFSVPPLSAPLVVKTFRKYFGKSPLDLFDTFDANAINAASIGQVHKASADGKQLAVKIQYPGVAESISTDLALVKPIAMKMFNIQAKDSDKYFKEVETKLTEETNYILEIAQSSEIAEACSHIPNLRFPVYYPEYSCERVITMDWMSGRHLSEFARSNPDQHLANKIGQALWDFYMFQVHHLRKVHADPHPGNFLVDDQDNLIAIDFGCIKEIPESFYTPYFDLAEPENLNDPVIYHKRLVELEILKPKDTEKEIVYFSNLFKDVLGLLTQPFNSDTFDFSDETFFQRLAALGEKYANDKELRKMNMNRGSKHFIYMNRTFFGLFSLLHDLKAVVETKQFAV